One window of the Synechococcus sp. CC9311 genome contains the following:
- a CDS encoding phycobilisome rod-core linker polypeptide, with the protein MLGAETSLKALTSATRTGPAAFSTKSKAGKNTVPRTVAGAIAEYKRQHCAAMGIGIGPRLLSECPFAVTFDQYSPASSAALERVIVAAYRQVLGNLPPTDNQRETSLEVRLMNGEITVRDFVNGLAKSDFYKDNFFHAVGAQRGIELNFKHLLGRAPLNQQEVQNHIKLQAEEGFDALIDTLTDSAEYTEVFGADIVPYDRTKDSYAGMYTRSFNMMRDLGGMKVAISDNAQGRQSKTVNGLASALRESTKPQPFSYVSVSKIAVKLPQQQYTGHNPPAMSDYVPFRPFGIFF; encoded by the coding sequence ATGCTCGGAGCAGAAACAAGCCTGAAAGCCCTCACCTCGGCGACCAGAACAGGTCCCGCTGCTTTCTCAACAAAAAGCAAAGCTGGTAAAAACACTGTTCCCCGCACAGTTGCAGGTGCCATTGCTGAATACAAGCGCCAGCACTGTGCCGCAATGGGTATAGGCATTGGTCCAAGGCTGCTCTCAGAGTGCCCTTTCGCAGTCACTTTTGATCAGTATTCTCCAGCCAGTAGTGCAGCCCTTGAGAGGGTCATTGTTGCCGCCTACCGTCAAGTATTAGGAAATCTTCCCCCAACCGATAACCAGCGTGAAACGTCACTGGAAGTACGTCTGATGAATGGTGAAATCACTGTTCGTGATTTCGTAAATGGCCTTGCAAAGTCTGACTTCTACAAAGACAACTTCTTCCATGCTGTAGGCGCCCAACGCGGTATTGAACTTAACTTCAAACATTTGCTAGGACGGGCACCACTAAACCAGCAAGAAGTTCAAAACCATATCAAATTACAAGCCGAAGAGGGCTTCGATGCACTCATCGATACTCTGACTGACTCTGCAGAATACACAGAAGTCTTTGGTGCAGACATCGTGCCTTACGACCGTACAAAAGATTCATATGCAGGCATGTACACCCGATCCTTCAATATGATGAGGGATCTTGGAGGGATGAAAGTAGCGATCAGTGATAACGCACAGGGCAGACAAAGCAAAACCGTAAATGGTTTGGCTAGTGCCCTAAGGGAGAGCACAAAGCCTCAGCCTTTCTCCTATGTATCTGTTAGCAAAATCGCTGTTAAGCTTCCTCAGCAACAGTACACAGGTCATAATCCACCAGCGATGAGTGATTATGTACCATTCCGTCCATTTGGAATCTTCTTCTAG
- a CDS encoding HEAT repeat domain-containing protein → MAERFDVLFEGLSEESSLKILLSDPRDLPNPVDKYMAATRLAACSSEESLQGLISAVDLDPEDLFNRITRRKAIEALGRRKNARALDCLFKALHFDDEPSVINAADSITQISAPLTESQCDSLLKALKGNDPQKRAVIQAHTRLGLKSGTSFIQTLIHDENPLISGAARAFCARVEGDLDQLQPLIPQLHDLQAGRRRSAVIDLGDSGDINMLQYLIKSAVSMPLRAKSAFQLVDPRKKAGVPEEHNKTITTLLQDDPRSLSMREEWLSQADPIEIEKNLQHRDEGKQYGAALSLLKMPKNQQIEIIDGIHSRLWSDYGANYLLTSLIGLASINERKELIKTSLAETLPQYAKSRVAAAWGCLKLDLIDQLDLLKEISTSSQWVPLKWSCSQVLKKFS, encoded by the coding sequence ATGGCAGAGCGATTCGATGTCTTATTCGAGGGACTGTCAGAAGAGTCATCTCTAAAAATCCTGTTATCGGATCCCAGAGATCTGCCTAACCCTGTAGATAAATATATGGCAGCGACACGACTCGCAGCATGCTCAAGTGAAGAGTCATTGCAGGGACTTATCAGCGCTGTTGATCTGGATCCAGAGGACCTCTTTAACAGAATCACAAGGCGGAAGGCGATAGAGGCATTGGGACGGAGAAAAAATGCACGAGCTTTAGATTGCCTATTTAAGGCTCTACATTTTGATGATGAACCCTCGGTCATCAACGCCGCCGATTCAATTACACAAATATCTGCTCCTCTCACCGAAAGTCAATGTGATTCGCTTCTAAAAGCCCTGAAAGGGAATGATCCACAGAAACGAGCAGTGATTCAGGCACATACAAGACTAGGCCTTAAGAGTGGTACATCATTCATTCAAACGCTCATCCATGATGAGAACCCATTGATTTCAGGAGCAGCAAGGGCTTTTTGCGCTCGAGTCGAGGGCGATCTTGATCAACTACAGCCACTGATTCCTCAACTCCATGATCTTCAAGCAGGCCGACGTCGCTCTGCTGTCATCGACCTTGGCGATTCTGGTGATATCAACATGTTGCAATATCTGATCAAGAGTGCTGTGTCGATGCCATTACGTGCAAAGAGTGCATTTCAACTCGTTGATCCAAGAAAAAAAGCAGGGGTACCTGAAGAACACAACAAAACAATCACAACACTTCTACAAGATGATCCAAGAAGTCTTTCCATGCGCGAAGAGTGGTTGAGCCAAGCAGACCCAATAGAGATTGAGAAAAACCTGCAACACCGAGACGAGGGTAAACAATACGGAGCAGCACTAAGCCTCCTAAAAATGCCCAAGAATCAACAAATCGAAATAATTGACGGTATTCACTCACGTTTATGGAGTGATTACGGAGCAAACTATCTGCTGACTTCATTGATTGGCCTTGCATCCATCAATGAGAGAAAGGAGCTGATCAAAACATCCCTGGCAGAGACCCTTCCTCAATATGCAAAGTCAAGAGTTGCCGCAGCATGGGGCTGCCTGAAACTGGATCTAATCGACCAGCTAGATCTCCTCAAGGAAATCAGCACAAGCTCACAGTGGGTGCCACTGAAATGGAGCTGCTCGCAAGTACTTAAGAAGTTTTCATAA
- the mpeA gene encoding class 2 C-phycoerythrin subunit alpha: MKSVITTVVGAADSASRFPSASDMESVQGSIQRAAARLEAAEKLSANYDAIAQRAVDAVYAQYPNGATGRQPRQCATEGKEKCKRDFVHYLRLINYCLVTGGTGPLDELAINGQKEVYKALSIDAGTYVAGFSNMRNDGCSPRDMSAQALTAYNTLLDYVINSLG; encoded by the coding sequence ATGAAGTCTGTTATCACCACAGTTGTCGGCGCAGCCGACAGCGCTTCACGCTTCCCCTCTGCCTCAGACATGGAATCCGTTCAGGGTTCTATCCAGCGTGCAGCTGCTCGTCTTGAAGCCGCTGAAAAGCTTTCCGCTAACTACGACGCAATTGCACAGCGCGCCGTTGACGCTGTCTACGCTCAGTATCCAAACGGTGCTACTGGCCGCCAGCCACGCCAGTGTGCAACTGAAGGCAAAGAGAAGTGCAAGCGTGACTTCGTTCACTACCTTCGTCTGATCAACTACTGCTTGGTAACAGGTGGCACTGGTCCTCTTGACGAACTTGCCATCAACGGCCAGAAGGAAGTTTACAAGGCTCTCAGCATTGATGCTGGTACCTATGTTGCAGGCTTCTCAAACATGCGCAACGACGGTTGCTCACCTCGCGACATGAGCGCTCAGGCTCTCACTGCTTACAACACCCTTCTTGACTATGTGATCAACTCCCTGGGTTGA
- a CDS encoding HEAT repeat domain-containing protein yields the protein MTGVQFQQEDMKSETLTQEEALELATALKQQLSHGELPNSDLESINKMVAGLGDNRGELRLTFAKSLGSVGEEAIPILCEALKNSQNVIIRRASAKTLNIIGSKKALPNLIEAFETDEDPVVQGSSAGAMATIGEPSIEPLLKILTESKCTAFQIGLINLALGFIGSRTPTALHSATNSTNPEIRIAALSALAEQAQKCENAEVRLLVLNALKDPDSEVRAEAATIVGKSMDQEEAAHQLHELLRDNNAQVRKNTALSLMKMESVISIDSIENAIHKETDEQVKGVLIVARNQLINRRDTI from the coding sequence ATGACAGGAGTCCAATTTCAGCAAGAAGACATGAAAAGCGAGACTCTGACGCAGGAAGAAGCACTGGAACTTGCTACGGCTTTAAAACAACAATTGAGCCATGGAGAACTGCCAAATTCAGATCTCGAATCCATAAACAAAATGGTGGCTGGATTAGGTGACAATAGAGGAGAGTTGAGATTAACATTTGCGAAAAGCCTCGGCTCAGTTGGAGAAGAAGCTATTCCGATATTATGCGAAGCCTTAAAAAACAGCCAGAATGTCATCATCAGAAGAGCCTCAGCTAAAACACTAAATATTATTGGCAGTAAAAAAGCACTCCCAAACCTCATCGAAGCATTTGAGACAGACGAAGATCCTGTTGTACAAGGGTCATCGGCTGGGGCAATGGCCACCATAGGGGAACCATCGATTGAGCCATTACTGAAAATTTTAACTGAGTCAAAGTGCACAGCATTTCAAATAGGATTAATCAATCTTGCCTTAGGTTTCATAGGATCTAGAACCCCCACGGCCTTGCATTCAGCAACAAATTCTACAAATCCTGAAATAAGGATAGCTGCCTTAAGTGCATTAGCGGAACAAGCTCAAAAATGCGAAAATGCCGAAGTACGATTACTAGTACTGAATGCCTTAAAGGATCCAGATAGCGAGGTACGTGCAGAAGCAGCAACAATCGTAGGGAAATCTATGGATCAAGAAGAAGCTGCACATCAACTCCACGAATTATTAAGAGACAACAACGCTCAGGTACGCAAAAACACTGCATTATCACTCATGAAAATGGAATCAGTGATTTCAATTGATTCTATCGAGAACGCAATTCACAAAGAAACCGATGAACAAGTTAAGGGCGTACTCATCGTTGCCAGGAATCAACTGATTAACCGTCGAGATACTATCTAA
- a CDS encoding bleomycin hydrolase, with the protein MLDAFSRKAVSADSSGAFIGGGELASLKSFIADGNKRLDAVNALSSNAACIVSDAVAGICCENTGLTAPNGGVYTNRKMAACLRDGEIVLRYVSYALLAGDASVLQDRCLNGLRETYAALGVPTGSAARAVAIMKAASAALITNTNSQPKKAAVTQGDCASLAGEAGSYFDAVISAIS; encoded by the coding sequence ATGCTCGACGCATTCTCCAGGAAGGCCGTCTCGGCCGATTCAAGCGGCGCCTTCATTGGCGGAGGCGAGCTTGCCTCTCTCAAGTCATTCATTGCTGACGGCAACAAGCGCCTTGACGCTGTTAACGCCCTCTCATCAAATGCTGCTTGCATCGTCTCTGACGCCGTTGCTGGCATTTGCTGTGAAAACACCGGCTTAACTGCACCTAACGGTGGTGTGTACACCAACCGTAAAATGGCGGCTTGCCTCCGTGATGGCGAGATCGTTCTCCGTTATGTGAGCTACGCGCTTCTGGCAGGCGACGCTTCCGTCCTGCAGGATCGCTGCCTTAACGGACTCCGCGAAACCTACGCCGCACTGGGCGTTCCCACCGGATCTGCTGCACGCGCAGTGGCCATCATGAAGGCCGCCTCCGCAGCATTGATCACAAACACCAACAGCCAGCCTAAGAAGGCAGCTGTAACTCAGGGTGACTGCGCCAGCCTTGCTGGTGAAGCAGGTAGCTACTTCGATGCAGTGATCAGCGCAATCAGCTGA